The Candidatus Binataceae bacterium genome includes a region encoding these proteins:
- a CDS encoding acyl-CoA dehydrogenase family protein — MEISANNATSASKQSAHGAQLESLIARARQLSPILRQRAPAAEALRRLPDETARDFSEAGFFKIFQPARYGGYELDYGPTQLSLGNELGRGCGSSAWVFSVVACHSWILGMLSPEVQDEVWGESPEALLGSAFAPEQCELSVVTGGYRLSGRWRFSSGIDLAQWVILGAPMAHGTPPDALWCVLPRSDYEIVDTWHASGLRATGSNDVSVSDAFVPAHRTALLSALAAGRGPGTAINDCHIYRLPLWHVFSYNLIAPAFGIARGALEDLTARARRQPPSQLGRARLVDSEVVQLQIAEAAALIDSAEALVTSNALEFNDRARRGDTLEAEMSARIRRDVAFAGLACMRAVDLINYLNGAHGLTDTNVVQRAFRDIHAINTHFGMQWRTGALEFGRRALGATSAR; from the coding sequence ATGGAGATCTCAGCGAATAACGCCACTTCCGCTTCCAAGCAGTCAGCCCATGGCGCGCAGCTCGAAAGCCTCATCGCGCGCGCTCGCCAGTTAAGCCCCATACTGCGCCAACGTGCGCCCGCGGCCGAGGCCCTGCGTCGGCTGCCGGACGAGACTGCCCGAGATTTCAGCGAAGCCGGCTTCTTCAAGATTTTTCAGCCGGCCCGCTATGGTGGTTACGAGTTGGATTACGGGCCCACGCAATTGTCGCTTGGCAATGAATTGGGACGCGGTTGCGGCTCCAGCGCCTGGGTCTTCTCGGTGGTCGCCTGCCATTCATGGATCCTGGGTATGCTCTCCCCCGAGGTCCAGGACGAAGTCTGGGGCGAGTCGCCTGAGGCCTTGTTGGGCAGTGCGTTTGCGCCGGAGCAATGCGAGTTGAGCGTGGTGACCGGAGGCTACCGCCTGTCCGGACGCTGGCGTTTTTCCAGCGGTATCGATCTGGCGCAATGGGTGATTTTGGGGGCGCCGATGGCGCATGGCACTCCTCCCGACGCGCTGTGGTGCGTCCTGCCGCGCTCGGACTATGAGATCGTCGATACTTGGCACGCCAGTGGCCTGCGCGCCACCGGCAGCAACGACGTAAGCGTCAGCGATGCCTTTGTCCCAGCCCATCGCACCGCGCTCTTGAGCGCGCTGGCCGCCGGCCGCGGTCCAGGTACGGCAATCAATGACTGCCATATTTACCGCCTACCCTTGTGGCACGTGTTTTCCTACAACTTGATCGCGCCCGCCTTCGGGATTGCGCGCGGCGCGCTTGAAGACCTGACTGCGCGGGCGCGCCGCCAACCACCCTCCCAACTCGGACGTGCCCGACTCGTCGATAGCGAGGTCGTGCAACTCCAGATTGCCGAGGCTGCGGCGCTTATCGACAGTGCTGAAGCCCTGGTTACGAGCAACGCCCTTGAATTCAACGATCGAGCTCGCCGGGGTGATACGCTTGAAGCCGAGATGAGCGCGCGAATTCGGCGCGATGTAGCCTTCGCCGGCTTGGCCTGCATGCGGGCGGTCGATCTGATCAACTACCTTAACGGAGCTCACGGCTTGACCGACACCAACGTCGTTCAGCGGGCCTTCCGCGACATTCACGCGATTAATACCCATTTTGGGATGCAATGGCGTACCGGCGCGTTGGAGTTTGGCCGGCGCGCGCTGGGTGCTACGTCGGCC
- a CDS encoding acyl-CoA dehydrogenase family protein: protein MINSAGADSTQESQELTNSERLARLSARARELIPVLRERAPRAEQIRQVPEETIRDFIEAGFFKILLPRRYGGFELDFGTAQIQIAGELGRGCGSSAWVCTVLAVQGFLSAMFSRQAQDEVFESPDNLVCCSYRGERSQIEPVPGGYRISGHWKFASGVDASQWALLGGAIRRATGPEIVWFLAPARDYEVRDEWFTTGLRATGSKDIIMNGRFVPEHRVTPLRLLAEGKGPGAAVNPCHIYRLPVLGTIAMNLSTAALGIAQGAVDVYCAQARAQKPGLGGVRRADIEANQLQIAEAAASVDCGRALLRADAAQMNDTLRTGAALSAEQRSRFRRDVAFVGAQFVHAVDILQNINGAHGIFDGNPIQRAFNDLVAMRTHAGLQWRPGGLNWGRVALGLEPTLEL, encoded by the coding sequence ATGATAAACAGCGCAGGGGCTGATTCCACGCAAGAATCACAGGAATTAACCAATAGCGAGCGGCTGGCGCGTTTGTCGGCACGTGCGCGCGAGTTGATTCCAGTGCTGCGCGAGCGAGCGCCGCGCGCCGAACAGATACGCCAGGTCCCGGAGGAAACTATCCGCGACTTCATCGAAGCCGGCTTCTTCAAAATTCTTCTGCCCCGGCGCTATGGCGGCTTCGAGCTAGATTTTGGTACCGCCCAGATCCAGATCGCGGGAGAATTGGGACGCGGCTGCGGCTCCAGCGCCTGGGTTTGCACCGTGCTCGCGGTCCAGGGCTTTCTGAGCGCCATGTTCTCGCGCCAAGCTCAGGATGAGGTCTTCGAGTCGCCCGACAACTTGGTCTGCTGCTCCTATCGCGGCGAGCGGAGTCAGATCGAACCGGTGCCTGGGGGGTATCGCATCAGTGGCCATTGGAAGTTCGCCAGCGGGGTGGATGCCTCGCAATGGGCCCTGCTGGGAGGTGCAATCCGGCGCGCTACCGGACCTGAGATCGTGTGGTTTCTCGCGCCCGCGCGCGATTACGAGGTGCGTGACGAATGGTTTACCACCGGGCTTAGGGCGACCGGCAGCAAGGATATAATCATGAACGGGCGTTTCGTGCCCGAGCATCGGGTCACGCCCTTGCGCCTATTGGCCGAGGGAAAGGGGCCGGGCGCGGCAGTCAATCCCTGTCATATCTATCGGCTGCCGGTCCTGGGCACGATCGCGATGAACCTGAGCACAGCGGCGTTAGGAATCGCGCAAGGGGCGGTGGACGTGTATTGCGCGCAGGCGCGCGCGCAAAAGCCGGGTCTTGGGGGCGTGCGGCGGGCCGATATCGAAGCCAACCAGTTGCAGATCGCCGAGGCTGCGGCCTCGGTGGATTGCGGACGTGCCTTGCTCCGGGCCGACGCGGCGCAAATGAATGATACCTTGCGCACGGGCGCAGCGCTCAGCGCTGAGCAGCGCAGCCGCTTCCGGCGCGATGTCGCTTTTGTTGGCGCGCAATTCGTGCACGCGGTCGATATCCTGCAGAACATCAACGGGGCTCATGGGATTTTCGACGGCAATCCGATTCAGCGGGCATTCAACGACTTGGTCGCGATGCGCACCCATGCCGGTTTGCAATGGCGCCCTGGGGGGCTGAACTGGGGACGTGTCGCACTGGGCTTGGAGCCCACGCTGGAATTGTAA
- a CDS encoding efflux RND transporter periplasmic adaptor subunit: MEFQRADGRRNSLRKRTASLTRWLIAPVVLAIIGALYWHQRPLPARYVTAMVSRGAVIKSVTATGTVNPVTTVQVGTYVSGKVVQLYVDFNSAVKANQLMAKIDPRPFAAQVALSKAALANAKAQLEKDQANLAYQALTYVRDQEMLKEKVISTDQFDSQVNTYNQARAQVALSKAAVQQQEANLRQAELNLSYTNIVSPVDGTVVSRNIDMGQTVAASFQTPVLFLVAKDLTKMQVDTSLSESDVGGVRKGQAAFFTVDAYPGRTFHGTVAQVRQAPITVQNVVTYDVVVDVSNPEMLLKPGMTANVTIVIDRIDGVLRVPLQALRFSPQGFLNTANNAADAQDSDIDSSQAIVWVKQGTRLTPVHIRRGLDDGTQVAVLDSTLHVGERVVTDELQQTSRQRGHAPFGPFHGH, translated from the coding sequence GTGGAATTCCAGCGCGCCGATGGACGCCGAAATAGTTTGCGCAAACGCACGGCATCGCTAACCCGCTGGCTTATCGCCCCGGTCGTGCTGGCGATAATCGGTGCATTATACTGGCATCAGCGTCCCCTCCCCGCGCGCTACGTTACCGCGATGGTCAGCCGCGGTGCGGTGATAAAAAGCGTCACCGCTACCGGCACCGTCAATCCGGTCACCACGGTTCAAGTTGGTACTTATGTTTCGGGAAAAGTGGTGCAGCTCTACGTGGACTTCAATTCGGCGGTCAAAGCCAATCAATTGATGGCCAAGATCGACCCGCGTCCCTTCGCCGCGCAGGTTGCTCTGTCCAAGGCCGCGCTGGCCAACGCCAAGGCGCAACTGGAAAAGGACCAGGCCAATCTGGCTTATCAGGCCCTAACCTATGTCCGCGACCAGGAAATGTTGAAGGAGAAGGTGATCTCCACCGATCAGTTCGACAGCCAAGTAAACACCTATAATCAGGCGCGTGCTCAAGTTGCCCTTTCCAAGGCTGCAGTCCAGCAGCAAGAGGCTAATTTACGCCAAGCAGAGCTTAACCTGAGTTACACCAATATCGTTTCGCCGGTTGACGGTACCGTGGTTTCGCGCAATATCGACATGGGACAAACCGTGGCTGCCAGTTTCCAAACTCCGGTATTGTTTCTGGTTGCCAAGGACCTGACCAAGATGCAGGTCGATACCAGCCTGAGCGAATCGGACGTCGGCGGGGTGCGCAAGGGTCAGGCCGCCTTTTTCACGGTTGATGCGTACCCGGGGCGGACGTTTCACGGAACGGTCGCTCAAGTGCGGCAAGCCCCGATTACCGTGCAAAACGTCGTTACTTACGATGTGGTAGTCGACGTTTCCAACCCCGAGATGCTGCTCAAGCCGGGCATGACCGCCAACGTCACTATTGTCATCGACCGGATCGATGGGGTTCTACGCGTGCCCCTGCAGGCCTTGCGCTTTTCACCCCAAGGCTTCCTTAATACCGCCAATAACGCCGCAGACGCGCAAGACAGCGATATCGACTCCAGCCAAGCGATAGTGTGGGTCAAACAGGGGACACGTCTGACTCCAGTCCATATTCGGCGCGGACTGGATGACGGTACCCAGGTTGCGGTGCTCGACAGCACCCTGCATGTAGGCGAGCGAGTGGTCACCGATGAACTGCAGCAGACCAGCCGCCAGCGCGGCCACGCGCCTTTTGGTCCCTTCCATGGTCATTAA
- a CDS encoding RNA polymerase sigma factor has translation MSSDRHEETSAKSQVWSEYERLHRAYQARVVGLCRLLLRDSEEAQDVAQEVFLRAFEQLRTQRIPDVWEAWLVRVAVNACRDRQRSAWWKRRNRNVEITDLEAERSLWSTEDQASDREQRVRIWASLAKLRTKQREVFVLRCMEGWSTEETGISLGISAGSVKTHLFRAVRHLRQALEQK, from the coding sequence ATGTCGTCTGATCGGCACGAAGAGACATCGGCCAAAAGTCAGGTATGGAGCGAGTACGAGCGGCTTCATCGCGCCTATCAGGCTCGGGTAGTTGGCCTGTGCCGCTTGCTGCTGCGCGACAGCGAAGAAGCTCAGGACGTGGCCCAGGAGGTTTTTCTGCGCGCCTTCGAGCAGTTGCGCACCCAGCGCATTCCCGATGTGTGGGAAGCGTGGCTGGTGCGAGTGGCGGTCAATGCCTGCCGCGACCGTCAACGTTCGGCTTGGTGGAAGCGGCGCAACCGCAACGTCGAAATTACCGATTTGGAGGCCGAACGTAGCCTGTGGTCAACCGAGGATCAGGCCTCCGACCGTGAACAACGGGTGCGAATCTGGGCCAGTTTGGCAAAATTGCGGACCAAACAGCGAGAAGTTTTCGTCTTACGCTGTATGGAGGGATGGTCAACCGAGGAGACTGGGATATCTTTGGGAATCAGTGCGGGCAGCGTCAAAACTCATCTCTTTCGTGCAGTCAGGCATCTGCGCCAGGCGCTGGAGCAAAAATGA